The following coding sequences lie in one Pseudomonas monsensis genomic window:
- a CDS encoding HAD family hydrolase: MRLALFDLDNTLLGGDSDHAWGDYLCERGFLDPVAYKARNDEFYQDYLAGQLDNAAYLNFCLEILGRTEMAVLEQWHNDYMRDCIEPIVLPKALELLKQHRDAGDKLVIITATNRFVTAPIAVRLGVETLIATECEMIDGRYSGRSTDIPCFREGKVTRLNRWLEETGHSLDHSYFYSDSMNDLPLLEQVANPVAVDPDPNLRAEAEKRGWPVISLRG; this comes from the coding sequence ATGCGCCTGGCTCTATTCGATTTGGACAACACCCTTCTGGGCGGCGACAGCGATCACGCTTGGGGCGATTATCTGTGTGAACGCGGCTTCCTCGATCCGGTGGCGTACAAGGCTCGCAACGACGAGTTCTATCAGGATTACCTGGCCGGCCAACTGGATAACGCCGCGTACCTGAACTTTTGCCTGGAAATCCTCGGCCGCACCGAAATGGCCGTGCTTGAGCAGTGGCACAACGACTACATGCGCGACTGCATCGAGCCGATCGTGCTGCCCAAGGCGCTGGAGCTGCTCAAACAACACCGTGACGCCGGCGACAAACTGGTGATCATCACCGCGACCAACCGCTTCGTGACGGCGCCGATTGCCGTGCGCCTGGGCGTGGAAACCCTGATCGCCACCGAGTGCGAAATGATCGATGGCCGCTACAGCGGGCGCAGCACCGACATTCCATGCTTTCGCGAAGGCAAGGTGACACGCCTCAATCGCTGGCTGGAGGAGACCGGGCATTCGCTGGATCACAGCTATTTCTACAGCGATTCGATGAATGACCTGCCGCTGCTGGAGCAGGTGGCGAACCCTGTCGCTGTCGATCCGGATCCGAATCTGCGGGCCGAGGCCGAGAAGCGTGGCTGGCCGGTGATTAGTCTGCGCGGCTAA
- the rpiA gene encoding ribose-5-phosphate isomerase RpiA codes for MTQDQLKQAVAQAAVDFILPKLDDKSIVGVGTGSTANCFIDALAQHKGAFDGAVASSEATAARLKGHGIPVYELNTVSDLEFYVDGADESDAHLNLIKGGGAALTREKIVAAVAKTFICIADASKLVPVLGEFPLPVEVIPMARSHVARQLVKLGGDPVYREGVLTDNGNIILDVFNLQITNPVELEAQINAIVGVVTNGLFAARPADLLLLGTSEGVKTLKAE; via the coding sequence ATGACCCAGGATCAACTCAAACAGGCAGTGGCGCAGGCCGCCGTCGACTTCATCCTTCCGAAACTCGACGACAAGAGCATCGTCGGGGTCGGCACCGGCTCCACCGCCAACTGCTTCATCGACGCCCTGGCCCAGCACAAGGGCGCGTTCGATGGCGCGGTCGCCAGCTCCGAAGCCACCGCTGCGCGCCTCAAGGGCCACGGTATTCCAGTGTATGAGCTGAACACCGTCAGCGACCTGGAGTTCTACGTCGACGGCGCCGATGAAAGCGACGCGCACCTGAACCTGATCAAGGGCGGCGGCGCAGCCCTGACCCGCGAGAAGATCGTCGCCGCCGTGGCCAAGACCTTCATCTGCATCGCCGACGCCAGCAAACTGGTGCCGGTGCTGGGTGAATTCCCGCTGCCGGTCGAAGTGATCCCGATGGCCCGCAGCCACGTTGCCCGCCAACTGGTGAAACTGGGCGGCGACCCGGTGTACCGCGAAGGCGTGCTGACCGACAACGGCAACATCATTCTCGACGTGTTCAACCTGCAGATCACCAACCCGGTGGAGCTGGAAGCGCAGATCAATGCGATCGTCGGCGTGGTCACCAACGGCCTGTTCGCGGCGCGTCCGGCGGACCTGTTGTTGCTGGGCACCAGCGAAGGCGTGAAAACCCTCAAGGCTGAGTAA
- a CDS encoding DUF2269 family protein: METLTTLKVLHVAATVVILLSGLGLAALSWRNRSEGPASTMQRPWLFIWCLMLLGMFSMPFTGWWLVHLVGWSLGQFWILGSSVIYAVATFSAVWLLVRLNRLWTSGVGNRKFNLALAIVSGVGFLAIAALMGAKPV, from the coding sequence ATGGAAACCCTGACCACCCTGAAAGTCCTTCACGTTGCGGCGACCGTGGTGATCCTCTTGAGCGGGCTGGGGCTCGCCGCACTTTCCTGGCGTAATCGCAGCGAAGGACCGGCCAGCACGATGCAGCGGCCTTGGCTGTTCATCTGGTGTCTGATGCTGCTCGGCATGTTCAGCATGCCGTTCACCGGCTGGTGGCTGGTGCACCTGGTGGGCTGGTCGTTGGGGCAGTTCTGGATTCTGGGTTCCAGTGTGATCTATGCCGTGGCCACGTTCAGTGCCGTCTGGCTGCTGGTTCGGCTGAATCGGCTGTGGACGAGCGGGGTCGGCAATCGGAAATTCAATCTGGCACTGGCGATTGTCAGCGGCGTCGGATTTCTCGCCATTGCGGCGTTGATGGGGGCCAAGCCTGTTTAA
- a CDS encoding DUF4399 domain-containing protein, which yields MKTFMSRAALAGLLMGVSVLASAATPAPKGAEVFIVSPEDGATVSQEFKVKFGTKDVALAPAGDVTKNTGHHHLLIDVDKLPAAGAPIPNDANHMHFGKAQTEATIKLAPGKHTLQLELGDSGHMPFDPPIVSKKITVNVE from the coding sequence ATGAAAACGTTTATGTCACGAGCAGCCTTGGCTGGCCTGTTGATGGGTGTTTCAGTGCTGGCCAGTGCAGCGACTCCGGCCCCCAAGGGCGCTGAAGTGTTCATCGTTTCTCCCGAGGACGGGGCCACGGTTTCCCAGGAATTCAAAGTCAAGTTCGGTACCAAGGATGTCGCGTTGGCGCCGGCCGGTGATGTCACCAAAAACACCGGGCACCACCACCTGCTGATCGACGTCGACAAGCTGCCGGCGGCAGGCGCGCCGATTCCGAATGATGCGAACCACATGCACTTCGGCAAGGCGCAGACCGAGGCCACGATCAAACTGGCACCGGGCAAGCACACCCTGCAACTGGAGCTGGGCGACAGCGGCCACATGCCGTTCGATCCGCCAATCGTCTCGAAGAAAATCACCGTTAACGTCGAATAA
- a CDS encoding SdiA-regulated domain-containing protein, producing the protein MRRLARPKPLFVTLSVIALIALIAIGQYLRLFERAWFNLHTLWQPQSSESIGLDQYRVEIEARVIDGLDDDVSALTFDPVRKSLFTVTNKNSELVELSLEGKILRRIALIGFGDPEAVEYISADTYVITDERQQRLIKIHLEADTTFLDAADAEQMTLGVHMASNKGFEGLAYDSVGKRLFVAKERNPMLIYEVHGFPHFNPEKSYAVHVINDPKRDAGMFVRDLSSLQYDERSGHLLALSDESRLILELDVGGRPLSTMSISGGRQGLKKTVPQAEGIAMDDDGTLYLVSEPNLFYVFKKPTLN; encoded by the coding sequence ATGCGTCGACTTGCCCGCCCCAAGCCCCTGTTCGTCACCCTGTCGGTGATTGCCCTGATCGCGTTGATTGCGATCGGCCAATACCTGCGCCTGTTCGAGCGCGCCTGGTTCAATCTGCACACGCTGTGGCAACCGCAGAGTAGCGAGTCGATTGGGCTGGATCAGTATCGGGTCGAGATTGAAGCGCGGGTGATTGACGGGCTGGACGACGATGTTTCGGCGCTCACCTTCGATCCGGTGCGCAAAAGCCTGTTCACCGTAACCAACAAGAATTCCGAACTGGTCGAACTGTCGCTCGAAGGCAAGATCCTGCGGCGCATTGCCCTGATTGGTTTTGGCGATCCCGAAGCCGTCGAGTACATCAGCGCCGACACCTACGTGATCACGGATGAGCGTCAGCAGCGGCTGATCAAGATTCACTTGGAGGCAGACACCACATTCCTCGACGCGGCGGACGCCGAGCAGATGACCCTAGGCGTGCATATGGCCAGCAACAAAGGTTTTGAAGGCCTGGCGTATGACTCGGTAGGCAAGCGCTTGTTTGTTGCGAAGGAACGCAACCCGATGCTGATCTACGAAGTGCACGGTTTTCCGCACTTCAATCCGGAGAAGTCCTACGCGGTGCACGTGATCAACGATCCCAAGCGCGATGCCGGGATGTTTGTGCGCGATCTGTCGAGCCTGCAATACGACGAGCGCAGCGGGCATTTGCTGGCGCTGTCGGATGAGTCACGGTTGATTCTGGAGCTGGATGTCGGCGGGCGGCCGTTGAGCACGATGTCGATCAGTGGCGGGCGCCAGGGTTTGAAGAAAACCGTGCCGCAGGCGGAGGGGATTGCGATGGATGATGACGGCACGTTGTATCTGGTGAGTGAGCCGAATCTGTTTTACGTCTTCAAAAAACCAACACTGAACTAA
- a CDS encoding 2OG-Fe(II) oxygenase: protein MRAMQISSEHPLLLRIVDDLAEHGWSQQNIFLPAGLTRELAAECRKREAEGELAPAAVGRGPFSEIREGIRGDHIQWIDPGQADSSDRYLNLMESLREALNRGLFLGLEDFECHFALYPPGAFYRKHVDRFRDDDKRMVSVVVYLNDAWLPEDGGQLRMYLSDDRVHDVQPTGGCLVVFLSGEVPHEVLPANRERLSLTGWFRRRGNEPF from the coding sequence ATGCGCGCCATGCAAATATCCTCTGAACACCCACTGCTGTTACGCATCGTCGATGACCTGGCCGAACATGGCTGGTCGCAGCAGAACATATTCCTGCCCGCCGGTTTGACCCGCGAGCTGGCGGCCGAGTGCCGTAAACGTGAAGCCGAGGGTGAACTGGCGCCGGCGGCGGTCGGGCGTGGGCCGTTTTCAGAGATTCGCGAGGGGATTCGCGGCGACCACATTCAGTGGATCGATCCGGGCCAGGCCGATTCTAGCGACCGCTACCTGAATCTGATGGAGAGCCTGCGCGAGGCGCTTAACCGAGGCTTGTTTCTTGGTCTTGAGGACTTTGAATGCCATTTCGCGCTGTATCCGCCGGGTGCTTTTTATCGCAAGCACGTCGACCGCTTTCGCGACGACGACAAGCGCATGGTCTCGGTGGTGGTCTACCTCAATGACGCGTGGCTGCCGGAGGATGGCGGGCAACTGCGCATGTACCTGAGCGACGATCGCGTGCACGACGTGCAGCCAACTGGCGGTTGTCTGGTGGTGTTTCTCTCCGGCGAAGTGCCCCACGAAGTGCTGCCGGCGAACCGCGAGCGCCTGTCGCTGACCGGCTGGTTCCGCCGCCGTGGCAACGAGCCGTTCTGA
- the serA gene encoding phosphoglycerate dehydrogenase, translated as MSKTSLDKSKIKFLLLEGVHQSAVDVLKAAGYTSIEYLTGSLPEAELKEKIADAHFIGIRSRTQLTEEIFDHAKKLVAVGCFCIGTNQVDLSAARERGIAVFNAPYSNTRSVAELVLAEAILLLRGIPEKNASCHRGGWIKSAANSFEIRGKKLGIVGYGSIGTQLSVLAEGLGMQVFFYDTVTKLPLGNATQVGNLHELLGMSDIVTLHVPETAATQWMIGEKEIRAIKKGGILINAARGTVVELDALADAIKDKHLIGAAIDVFPVEPRSNDEEFESPLRGLDNVILTPHIGGSTAEAQANIGLEVAEKLVKYSDNGTSVSSVNFPEVALPAHPGKHRLLHIHENIPGVMSEINKVFAENGINISGQFLQTNEKVGYVVIDVDAEYSELAQEKLQHVNGTIRSRVLF; from the coding sequence ATGAGCAAGACTTCTCTCGATAAGAGCAAGATCAAGTTCCTTCTTCTCGAAGGCGTCCACCAATCGGCTGTCGACGTCCTCAAGGCGGCGGGCTACACCAGCATCGAATACCTGACAGGCTCCTTGCCGGAAGCCGAGCTCAAGGAAAAGATCGCTGACGCTCACTTCATCGGCATTCGTTCGCGCACCCAACTGACCGAAGAGATCTTCGATCACGCGAAGAAGCTGGTGGCAGTCGGCTGTTTCTGCATCGGCACCAACCAGGTTGACCTGAGTGCTGCCCGCGAGCGCGGTATCGCCGTGTTCAACGCGCCGTACTCCAACACCCGCTCCGTTGCCGAGCTGGTACTGGCCGAAGCGATCCTGCTGCTGCGCGGCATCCCGGAGAAGAACGCTTCCTGCCACCGTGGCGGCTGGATCAAGTCCGCAGCCAACTCCTTCGAGATCCGTGGCAAGAAACTGGGCATCGTCGGCTACGGCTCGATCGGTACGCAGCTGTCGGTTCTGGCGGAAGGCTTGGGCATGCAGGTGTTCTTCTATGACACCGTGACCAAGCTGCCGCTGGGCAACGCCACTCAGGTCGGCAACCTGCACGAGCTGCTGGGCATGTCCGATATCGTCACCCTGCACGTGCCGGAAACCGCTGCGACCCAGTGGATGATCGGCGAGAAGGAAATCCGCGCCATCAAGAAGGGCGGCATCCTGATCAACGCCGCGCGCGGCACCGTGGTCGAGCTGGACGCCCTGGCGGACGCGATCAAGGACAAGCACCTGATCGGCGCAGCCATCGACGTATTCCCGGTGGAGCCACGCTCCAACGACGAAGAGTTCGAAAGCCCGCTGCGTGGCCTGGACAACGTGATCCTGACCCCGCACATCGGTGGTTCGACCGCCGAAGCGCAAGCCAACATCGGTCTGGAAGTGGCAGAAAAACTGGTCAAGTACAGCGACAACGGTACGTCCGTTTCGTCGGTGAACTTCCCGGAAGTGGCCCTGCCGGCTCACCCTGGCAAGCACCGCCTGCTGCACATCCACGAGAACATCCCGGGTGTGATGAGCGAGATCAACAAGGTCTTCGCCGAAAACGGCATCAACATCTCCGGTCAGTTCCTGCAGACCAACGAGAAAGTCGGTTACGTGGTAATCGACGTCGACGCCGAGTACTCGGAGCTGGCGCAAGAGAAGCTGCAACACGTCAACGGCACCATCCGTAGCCGTGTGCTCTTCTAA
- a CDS encoding FAD-binding oxidoreductase — MTNPALIDELKTLVEPGKVLTDADSLNTYGKDWTKHFAPAPSAIVFPKTIEQVQAIVRWANTHKVALVPSGGRTGLSAAAVAANGEVVVSFDYMNQILDVNLTDRTAVCQPGVVTEHLQNVAEENGLYYPVDFASAGSSQIGGNIGTNAGGIKVIRYGMTRNWVAGMKVVTGKGDVLELNKDLIKNATGYDLRQLFIGAEGTLGFVVEATMRLDRAPKNLTAMVLGTADFDSIMPVLHAFQGKLDLTAFEFFSDKALAKVLGRGDVPAPFETDCPFYALLEFEATTEEVANSALETFEHCVEQGWVLDGVMSQSETQLQNLWKLREYISETISHWTPYKNDISVTVSKVPAFLQEIDAIVGEHYPDFEIVWFGHIGDGNLHLNILKPDNLSKDEFFAKCATVNKWVFETVEKYNGSISAEHGVGMTKRDYLTYSRSPVEIEYMKAVKAVFDPNGIMNPGKIFAV; from the coding sequence ATGACCAATCCTGCCCTGATTGATGAACTGAAGACCCTGGTCGAGCCTGGCAAGGTCCTGACCGATGCCGACTCCCTGAACACGTACGGCAAGGACTGGACCAAGCACTTCGCCCCGGCGCCAAGTGCCATCGTGTTTCCCAAGACTATCGAGCAGGTGCAGGCCATCGTCCGTTGGGCCAACACCCACAAGGTGGCGCTGGTGCCATCCGGCGGGCGCACCGGGCTTTCTGCCGCCGCCGTGGCCGCCAATGGCGAAGTGGTGGTGTCGTTCGACTACATGAACCAGATTCTCGACGTGAACCTCACCGACCGCACCGCCGTGTGTCAGCCGGGCGTGGTCACCGAGCACTTGCAGAACGTCGCCGAAGAAAACGGCCTGTACTACCCGGTGGACTTCGCTTCGGCCGGTTCCAGCCAGATTGGCGGTAATATCGGCACCAATGCCGGCGGGATCAAGGTGATTCGCTACGGCATGACCCGCAACTGGGTCGCCGGCATGAAGGTGGTGACCGGCAAGGGCGATGTGCTGGAGCTGAACAAAGACCTGATCAAGAACGCCACCGGTTATGACCTGCGCCAATTGTTCATCGGCGCCGAAGGCACTCTTGGTTTCGTGGTGGAAGCGACCATGCGTCTGGATCGCGCGCCGAAAAACCTCACCGCGATGGTCCTTGGCACTGCCGATTTCGATTCGATCATGCCGGTGCTGCACGCTTTCCAGGGCAAACTCGACCTGACCGCGTTCGAATTCTTCTCCGACAAGGCTCTGGCCAAAGTGCTGGGCCGTGGCGATGTGCCGGCGCCCTTCGAAACCGACTGCCCGTTCTACGCGCTGCTGGAATTTGAAGCGACTACTGAAGAAGTGGCCAACAGCGCGCTGGAAACCTTCGAGCACTGCGTCGAGCAGGGCTGGGTGCTGGACGGCGTGATGAGCCAGAGCGAAACCCAGCTGCAGAACCTGTGGAAGCTGCGCGAATACATCTCCGAAACCATCTCGCACTGGACGCCGTACAAGAACGACATCTCGGTCACCGTGTCGAAAGTGCCGGCATTCCTGCAGGAAATCGACGCGATCGTCGGCGAACACTATCCAGACTTCGAAATCGTCTGGTTCGGCCACATCGGCGACGGCAACTTGCACCTGAACATCCTCAAGCCGGATAACCTGAGCAAGGACGAGTTTTTCGCCAAGTGCGCAACCGTCAACAAGTGGGTGTTCGAAACCGTCGAGAAGTACAACGGCTCGATCTCCGCCGAACACGGTGTCGGCATGACCAAGCGCGATTACTTGACCTACAGCCGCTCCCCGGTCGAGATCGAGTACATGAAAGCGGTCAAGGCGGTGTTCGACCCGAACGGCATCATGAACCCGGGCAAGATCTTCGCGGTTTGA
- a CDS encoding SdiA-regulated domain-containing protein: MSAQTQLDSPRRSRFALRWYVWLLLVLAAAYGLAFAMHWDDRGLLWVRERFESQAEQKASVWLPDYRVVIDGKLLPGMEKDEASDLAYNPQTKTLFSVMGKNPFLVELTLHGDVLRKMPLVGWSNPEGLTVMENGLMAIVDERQHMLSIVKVDADTRELNIADFPKYDLGPSKDQNKAFEAITWDPHNQQLLLGEERPPALFTWKSDGSQTLKGDKQKLANDELDIRNLSALAIDPRTQHTLVLSADSHLLLELDEKGGQVSFMTLLGGFNGLKNTIPRAEGVTMDEAGTLYMVSEPNLFYRFEKHK, translated from the coding sequence ATGTCTGCTCAAACTCAGCTCGATTCTCCTCGTCGTTCACGTTTTGCCCTGCGTTGGTATGTCTGGCTGTTGCTGGTGCTTGCCGCCGCTTATGGTCTGGCGTTTGCCATGCATTGGGATGACCGTGGCCTGCTCTGGGTGCGCGAGCGTTTCGAGAGCCAGGCCGAGCAGAAAGCCAGCGTCTGGTTGCCGGACTATCGGGTGGTCATCGACGGCAAACTGCTGCCGGGCATGGAAAAGGACGAGGCCTCGGACCTCGCCTACAATCCACAGACCAAGACCCTGTTTTCGGTGATGGGCAAAAATCCGTTCCTGGTCGAACTCACCCTGCACGGCGATGTGCTGCGCAAAATGCCGCTGGTGGGCTGGAGCAATCCGGAAGGCCTGACGGTCATGGAGAACGGCCTGATGGCCATTGTCGATGAGCGTCAGCACATGCTCTCGATCGTCAAGGTCGATGCCGACACTCGCGAATTGAACATCGCCGACTTCCCCAAGTACGATCTCGGCCCGTCGAAAGATCAGAACAAAGCCTTCGAAGCGATTACCTGGGACCCGCACAACCAGCAACTGCTGTTGGGCGAAGAGCGTCCGCCGGCGCTGTTCACCTGGAAAAGCGACGGCAGCCAGACCCTCAAGGGTGACAAGCAGAAGCTTGCCAATGATGAGCTGGATATCCGCAACCTCTCGGCCCTGGCGATTGACCCGCGCACCCAGCACACTCTGGTGCTGTCTGCCGATTCGCACCTGTTGCTGGAGCTGGACGAGAAAGGCGGACAGGTCAGCTTCATGACCCTGCTGGGCGGCTTCAACGGTCTGAAAAACACCATTCCCCGTGCCGAAGGCGTGACCATGGACGAGGCCGGTACGCTGTACATGGTCAGTGAACCCAACCTGTTTTACCGCTTCGAAAAACACAAATAG
- a CDS encoding transporter substrate-binding domain-containing protein, whose translation MRFLPGLICLLPLLSPLAHAELIDDVNDRGELRIALEANTPPFNYKDDGDKLTGFEVELGQLLANELDVRAEFIVTDEADLLQGVESGKYDVALNHMALTPELKDRFDFSESYGKADAQLLAKKDEQPRPMVLVQALTEEKPKAAAPVELAIPFQKGNPAFQASLAGALQRIKADGRLAALTEKWFKP comes from the coding sequence ATGCGTTTTCTGCCTGGCCTGATCTGCCTGCTACCCCTTTTGAGCCCTCTGGCTCACGCCGAACTGATTGATGACGTCAACGACCGTGGCGAGCTGCGCATAGCCCTTGAGGCTAATACACCGCCCTTCAATTACAAGGACGATGGCGACAAACTCACAGGGTTCGAGGTCGAGCTGGGACAACTGCTGGCCAACGAGCTGGACGTGCGCGCCGAATTCATCGTCACTGACGAAGCCGACCTGCTCCAGGGCGTTGAAAGCGGCAAGTACGATGTTGCGCTCAACCACATGGCACTGACACCGGAACTCAAGGATCGTTTCGATTTCAGTGAGTCTTACGGCAAGGCCGATGCGCAGTTGCTGGCGAAGAAGGATGAGCAGCCACGGCCGATGGTGCTGGTGCAGGCATTGACGGAAGAGAAGCCAAAAGCGGCGGCACCGGTCGAGTTGGCGATTCCGTTTCAGAAGGGCAATCCGGCGTTTCAGGCCAGCCTTGCGGGTGCGCTGCAGCGGATCAAGGCGGACGGGCGCCTGGCGGCGCTGACCGAGAAGTGGTTTAAGCCTTAA
- a CDS encoding fumarylacetoacetate hydrolase family protein, which translates to MSYQHQYVDGTRIHFPIGKVVCIGRNYAEHAKELDNPVPTEPLLFIKPGSCVVPLEGGFSIPTERGSVHYEAEIAVLIGKPLSTKPSREEVLDAISGFAPALDLTLRDKQAELKSKGLPWEIAKSFDGAAVIAPFVVGSTFADLTDIGIRLTINGEVRQDGNSSAMLNPIVPMIQHMAGCFSLQAGDVILTGTPVGVGPLNVGDDIVLELVGASRFTSSVR; encoded by the coding sequence ATGAGCTATCAGCACCAGTATGTCGACGGCACGCGCATTCACTTCCCGATCGGGAAAGTCGTGTGCATTGGCCGTAATTACGCCGAACACGCCAAGGAACTGGACAACCCGGTCCCGACCGAACCGTTGCTGTTCATCAAGCCGGGCAGTTGTGTGGTGCCGCTGGAAGGCGGGTTCAGCATTCCGACCGAGCGCGGTTCGGTGCACTACGAAGCGGAAATCGCTGTGCTGATCGGCAAGCCGCTGTCGACCAAGCCGAGCCGCGAAGAGGTGCTCGACGCGATCTCCGGTTTCGCCCCGGCGCTGGACCTGACCCTGCGCGACAAGCAGGCCGAGCTCAAGTCCAAGGGCCTGCCGTGGGAAATCGCCAAGTCGTTCGACGGCGCAGCGGTGATCGCCCCGTTCGTGGTCGGCAGCACCTTCGCTGACCTGACCGACATCGGCATACGCCTGACCATCAACGGTGAAGTGCGCCAGGACGGCAACAGCAGCGCGATGCTCAACCCGATCGTGCCGATGATTCAGCACATGGCCGGCTGCTTCTCGCTACAGGCCGGCGACGTGATTCTCACCGGCACCCCGGTGGGCGTCGGTCCGCTGAATGTCGGCGACGACATCGTGCTCGAACTGGTCGGCGCGAGCCGCTTCACCAGCAGCGTACGCTAA
- a CDS encoding DUF523 domain-containing protein, with the protein MDKILVSRCLLGHRVRYDGGASGPFDLLEQWIAEGRVVPLCPEVAGGLPTPRAAAEIPGGQGGEVLDGVAAVITTEGEDVSAQFLDGARQALALVQKHGIRVAVLKANSPSCGNLLTYDGTFSGVKVSGEGVTAALLKRHGVQVFSELELPLAAVALAALD; encoded by the coding sequence ATGGACAAGATTCTGGTCAGTCGCTGCCTGTTGGGCCACCGCGTGCGTTACGACGGTGGTGCGAGCGGGCCGTTTGATTTGCTCGAACAGTGGATCGCCGAAGGGCGCGTAGTGCCGCTGTGTCCGGAAGTCGCCGGTGGTTTGCCGACGCCACGGGCGGCGGCGGAGATTCCGGGCGGGCAGGGTGGTGAAGTGCTTGATGGCGTCGCGGCGGTAATCACTACCGAGGGCGAGGATGTCAGTGCGCAGTTTCTCGACGGAGCACGCCAGGCGCTGGCGTTGGTGCAGAAGCATGGCATTCGGGTGGCGGTGCTCAAGGCCAACAGTCCTTCTTGCGGCAATCTGCTGACTTACGACGGGACGTTCAGCGGAGTGAAAGTCTCAGGCGAAGGCGTAACGGCCGCGTTGCTCAAGCGCCATGGCGTGCAGGTTTTCAGTGAACTCGAACTGCCCCTGGCGGCGGTGGCTCTGGCGGCTTTGGACTGA
- the ilvA gene encoding threonine ammonia-lyase, biosynthetic, protein MLEQYVKKILTSRVYDVAVETPLQNARQLSERLGNDIWLKREDLQPVFSFKIRGAYNKLTQLTDEERARGVVTASAGNHAQGLALAAKVLGVKATIVMPKTTPEIKVEGVRSRGGKVVLHGDSFPEALAYSLKLVDEKGYVYIHPYDDPHTIAGQGTVAMEILRQHPQPLDAIFVPVGGGGLIAGIAAYVKYLRPDIKVIGVEPDDSNCLQAAMAAGERVVLPTVGIFADGVAVAQIGQHTFDICKDYVDEVITVSTDEICAAIKDIYDDTRSITEPAGALGVAGIKKYVELRGVSGQTFVAIDSGANVNFDRLRHVAERAELGEGREAIIAVTIPEKAGSFKAFCEAVGKRQITEFNYRYNTGSEAHIFVGVQTHPENDPRSALLASLTEQGFPVIDLTDNELAKLHIRHMVGGHAAHVIDEVVFRFEFPERPGALFNFLNKLGGRWNISMFHYRNHGAADGRVVAGLQVPHDERHLVPAALEEIGYPYWDESENPAYQLFLG, encoded by the coding sequence ATGCTCGAACAGTACGTCAAAAAGATCCTCACCTCGCGCGTTTATGACGTTGCCGTAGAAACCCCGCTGCAGAACGCTCGCCAGCTCTCCGAGCGGCTGGGCAATGACATCTGGCTCAAGCGTGAAGACTTGCAGCCGGTGTTCTCGTTCAAGATTCGCGGCGCCTACAACAAATTGACCCAGTTGACCGACGAAGAGCGCGCCCGTGGCGTGGTCACTGCATCGGCGGGTAACCATGCGCAGGGTCTGGCCCTGGCGGCGAAAGTGCTGGGCGTCAAAGCCACTATCGTCATGCCCAAGACCACCCCGGAGATCAAGGTCGAGGGCGTGCGCTCGCGTGGCGGCAAAGTGGTGCTGCACGGCGATTCGTTCCCGGAGGCACTGGCCTATTCGCTGAAACTGGTCGACGAAAAGGGCTACGTCTACATCCACCCGTACGACGATCCGCACACCATTGCCGGGCAGGGCACCGTGGCGATGGAAATTCTGCGTCAGCACCCGCAACCGCTGGACGCGATCTTCGTGCCGGTCGGCGGCGGCGGTCTGATCGCCGGCATCGCAGCGTATGTGAAATACCTGCGCCCGGACATCAAGGTCATCGGTGTCGAGCCGGACGACTCCAATTGCCTGCAAGCGGCCATGGCCGCGGGTGAGCGCGTGGTATTGCCGACCGTGGGCATCTTCGCCGACGGCGTGGCGGTGGCGCAGATCGGCCAGCACACCTTCGACATCTGCAAGGATTACGTCGACGAAGTGATCACCGTCAGCACGGACGAAATCTGCGCCGCCATCAAGGATATCTACGACGATACCCGCTCGATCACCGAACCTGCCGGCGCTTTGGGCGTGGCCGGGATCAAGAAGTATGTCGAGTTGCGCGGCGTCAGCGGCCAGACCTTCGTCGCCATCGACTCTGGCGCCAACGTCAACTTCGACCGCCTGCGCCACGTCGCCGAACGCGCCGAGCTGGGTGAAGGCCGCGAAGCGATCATCGCGGTGACCATTCCCGAGAAGGCCGGCAGCTTCAAGGCGTTCTGCGAGGCCGTTGGCAAACGCCAGATCACCGAATTCAACTACCGCTACAACACCGGCAGCGAAGCGCACATTTTCGTCGGCGTGCAGACCCACCCGGAAAACGACCCGCGCAGCGCCCTGCTGGCGAGCCTGACCGAACAGGGTTTCCCGGTCATCGACCTGACCGATAACGAGCTGGCCAAGTTGCACATTCGCCACATGGTCGGCGGGCACGCGGCGCACGTCATTGATGAAGTGGTGTTTCGCTTCGAGTTCCCGGAACGTCCGGGGGCGCTGTTCAACTTCCTCAACAAGCTGGGCGGGCGCTGGAACATCTCGATGTTCCACTACCGCAACCACGGGGCTGCCGATGGCCGCGTGGTCGCCGGTCTGCAAGTCCCGCACGACGAGCGCCATCTGGTGCCGGCGGCCCTTGAGGAAATCGGTTACCCGTATTGGGATGAAAGCGAGAACCCGGCCTATCAGCTGTTTCTTGGCTGA